The genomic stretch GGGTGCACCTTTCGCTCGGCCAGGCCGTTGCGCTCCAGCATGCGCAGGTTCTGGGTGAGCATCTTGTGGCTGATGCCTTCGACCTCGTTCCGCAGCTCGCTGAAGCGCAGGGTGCGCTCACCGAGAGCCTCGATGATCAGCAACGCCCACTTGTTGGCGACATCCGAGAAGATCTCCCGCGCCAGGGAGTCCGCGCGCCTCAGGTCCGCTTCGTCGGACGAGCCTCTGAACTGCTTGGTCACCATCAGGTTCCCCAGTCACTGAAAAGTGCGTTCTTCCACGTCAGCGAACACTCTCCTATGGTTTCTGAGTAACTGCAAGAGAGCACGGTGTCTTGGGTTCGGCGGACGCGTGCCCACGGGCTCTCCGACAAGGAGGCATGCGACATGGCCATCACCCTGGTGAACCCCAAAGGATTGCCCGAAATCGATGTCTACCGGCAGGTGTCGATCGCGTCGGGGTCGAGGCTGGTCTTCATCGCCGGGCAGGTCGCCTGGGACGCCGAGGGGATCACGGTCGGCGAAGGCGATCTCGCCGCGCAGGTCGAGCAGTGCTACCTCAACATCGCCACCGCCCTGGCCGAGGTCGGCGGCTCCTTCGACGACGTGGCGAAACTGACCGTCCACGTCGTCGACTGGACCCCCGACAAGATGCCCTCGCTCCTGGAGGGAATCTCGCGGGCGGCCGCGAAGCTGGAGGTCACTCCGGTCCCACCGGCCACGCTGCTGGGCGTTGCAGCACTGGACGTTCCCGACCATCTTGTCGAGATCGAAGCCATCGCGATCCTCGACTGAATCAATGCTCAGTGGCCGACCGGCGGCGAGAGGACAGCTCGTCCGTTGCCGTTGCGCTCGCCCACCCAGATGAAAGGCGGCTGAGGAGACCTCATGGCTGTTGCGCTCATCAACCCTGACAGGCATGTCCGAGTCCCGATCTACCACCACGTCGCGGTGGCGACGGGTAGCAGGCAGGTCCACATCGCGGGACAGGTCGCCTGGGACGAGAACGGCGAGCTCGTGGCACCGGGCGACCTCGCCGGACAGGTTGCCCAGGTCTACCGCAACGTCGCCAAGGCGCTCGACGCGGCAGGGGCGACGTTCCACGACGTCGTCCGCTTTACGTGGTACGCCGCAGGCTGGAAGAGAGACATGTACGACGCCTTCAACGCGGGTATTGAACAGGCGGCCCGCGAATTCGACATCACTACGCCGCCGCTCGCGCTGATCGGGGTCGACATCCTCTTTGAGCCCGGCATTCTCATTGAGGCCGAGGTCACCGCGATCATCGATCAGGGACGGTCGACGGGTGCGTCGGTCGCGGCTTTGGCGTAGCGGCGGGCCAGGTGCGCGAAGGCGCGCTTGAGCTCGGACGGCCCGACCACCTCGATGTCGGTGTCGAACCTGCCGATGGCGGCGGCCAGGCCAGGCCATGACCAGGAGCCCAGGAGGAGTCGGCAGCGCTTCGGCCCGAGTTCCTCGACGACTCCGTCGCGGGTGTAGCGGGACACGGTGGCCGCGGGGAGGCCGAGGATCACCTCGCCGCGGCAGGGCCAGTCGCCAGAGCCGTTGGAGCCCCGGAACCTGCCGGCCAGGAAGGCGGCCACGTCGCCTCCGGGCAGCTCGCGCAGGGCGAAGCGGGGCCCGTTGGGGGTGCGCGGGATGATCCGGTCGGCGCGGAAGGTGCGCCAGTCCTCGCGGTCGAGGTCCCAGGCAATGAGGTACCAGCGCCCGCCCCAGGTAACGAGGTGGTGGGGCTGCGCCCGGCGAGGCGGGGTCTGCACGCCGGCGTCGTCCGCCTCTGGTGGGGAGGCGGGGGTGTAGTCGAAGCGCAGCACTTCGCGGGCGTGTACGGCGGCGCTGAGTGCCATCAGCACGCTGCTGTCGACCTGTGGGTTCGGTCGGGTCGCGGGCTGATCGACGGCGGTGACCTGGAGGGTGTCGATGCGGCGGCGCAGCCGTGCCGGCATGACCTGCCGGACGGTGGCCAGCGCACGCGCCGCGGCCTCCTCGATGCCGGCGCCGGTGGTGGTGGCGCTCTGGAGGGCGACGGCCAGCGCGACGGCCTGCTCATCGTCGAACAGCAACGGGGGCAGCTGCGTGCCGGCGTCCAGCCGGTACCCGCCGTCGGGCCCTTTGAATGCCACGATGGGGTAGCCGAGCTCGCGCAGGCGGTCGACATCGCGGCGCACGGTGCGCGGGCTGACCTCCAGCCGCTCGGCCAGTAGCGCCCCGGGCCAGTCCCGTCGCGCCTGGAGCAGCGAGAGCAGCGCCAGCAGTCGCGCTGATGTCTTCGGCATGACTCCATAGTGCCGTTGAGAAGAGGACACGTCCTGGCCGCTTCAGCTGCGATCGTCCTGCCGTACCCAAGAGCTACCGGAAGGACCTGAAGGCGATGACCATCAGCACTGGCACCGCGGCATCCTCGACCCTCGACGCCGAGCGGGCCGACCTGCTCGACCAGCTCGCGGCCGCGCGGTCCGCCCTGCTCACCACCGTACGCGGGCTCAGCGACGAGCAGGCGGGCGAACGCCCGACGGTCAGCGCGCTGTGTCTGGGCGGTCTGGTCAAGCACGTCGCGTCGATGGAGGAGGCCTGGCTGAGGTTCGTGGTCGAGGGCCCGTCGGCCATGCGCTACGACCTGCCCGAGGGAGTGAGCTGGGCGGACATCGCGGCGGGCACCGCCCGTGAGTACCCCCAGTGGGCGATCGACCACCAGAACGGCTTCCAGGTGCTGCCCGGCGAGACGCTGACCGGCATCCTCGAGCACTACGAGCGGGTCGCCGCCCGGACCGCGGAGATCATCGCGGCCGTCCCCGACCTTTCAGCCACCCGCCCCCTGCCGGAGGCGCCGTGGCACGAGCCGGGAGCGGTGCGCAGCGTACGACGCGTGCTGACGCACCTCATCGCCGAGACCGCCCAGCACGCCGGGCACGCCGACATCCTGCGGGAGACGCTCGACGGGCAGAAGTCGAGCTGACCGGCGGATGACGCCGGATCGGATTCGCCCTGGCACCAGAGGCGACCGTGGGATCGGCCGGAGCCTGGTGGCCAAGCCGCAGCGCCGGGAGTGGCTGCCGGGTCAAGCCCAGGCGATCTCACCGGTCCGGTCGACGAAGCCTCCGGAGCCGGCGCCGGGCTTTTCGGTTGCGGGGGACCGACACCCGCCGGTGCCTGAGGGTAGGAGTTTCTCGGCCACCCTAAGCGACCCTGCCCTCGGCTGACCTGCCCTAGCCTCGAAGACACGGACAGGGAGAACCCGCTCGGCCCACCAGATCGTTCCGACGGGCGCGATCTACTGCGCCACGAAGTACGCCGCCTGGGAGATCATGGAGGCCTGCGCCTTGAGCTCGACCCGAGCATCCGGGTCACCATCATCTCGCCCGGCGTAGTGGAGTCCGAACTGGCCGACTCCCTCACCGACCCGGCCGCGAAGGCGGCCATGCGGACGAACCGGGCGGATTCGATCCCGCCGCAGAGCATCGCAGAGGCCGTCTCGTACGCGGGCCGTCCGGTGTGGACGTCAACGAGATCGTCATCCGTCCGGCCCGGCAGCGGTGACCGCGTTCTCGCGCCCTGGCCTGAAGTGAAGGCGCTCGCGGTGCCGGCCATCGAAACGAGCTCCTTCAAGGTCGCTGCCGGCACCCGGAAGGACTGGTCAGCGGGTCAGACCCCGTCCTCGTCCGCGGAGGTGGCGGGCCGGCCTTCGGGCGGCGGCAGCGGCCGAAGCGGGCGCAGGCCGCGCTCCGGCGCCGACGAGGCGATGGGGTAACGGCTCCACCGCTGGACTGACATTGGCTGCTCACGCTCTCGAAAAAGCGGCATGCCGACGTTATCCCGGCCTCTTCAGCAGACGAGCCCGCTGATGGATCCTCTCCACAAGCTCTGCGGCCCGGGCCTTGATGAACGCGACCCCCTCGGTGCCCCATTCGTGGGGCTTGGTGTCCACGACGCAGATGGTGCCCAGAGTCTCCGTCCCGTCGATCAACGGAGCGCCCAGGTAGGCGCGAATCCCGATCTCGTCCACCACCGGATTGTTGGCGAAGAGGTGATAGTCCATCACTTCGTCCAACGCCATCGCATGTTTCCTGGTCACCACGTACATGCAGTAGCCGTGGTCGCAGGCCATTGTCCGGAACGGATCCCGCTCGGCGTCGACGCCCCGGTCGCGCGAGGAAGGATACAAGCCGGCAAAATACTGCCGTTCCGGGCCGATGATGTTGACCATGGCGAACGGCGCCTCTAGCTCGTGGGCCAAGGAGCGGGCGAACTCGTCGAACTCCGGGTCAGGCTCCTCCCTGATGCCCAACTCCTGGAGCCGGGCAGCCCGGCGGGGCGCTTCCTCATCTATGGGAGTCACTAGGCGGAAGGCGGAGGGAAGGCTCATCACAAGCTCCTGTCTGCTTACCTGGCCGTTCCTGTCGGACTGCGGCCATCCGCTCGGAGGATAGCAAGGTGATCGCGGAACGGCGGCGGCGGCGAACGGACCAGTCCGGCCACTGCCGCCTGCCCAGAGGCCGAGCAATCTTCGAGTCACTAGCGGTGGCGACGCCCGTCCGTGCCTGGGGCTCGCCGTGGGCTGCGGTCCGGCCGCGGACTCCCGCGTCAATCGCAAGAGCCGTCCCCCGGCTGACCGAGCGCCGCATCACCTCAAATCCCGTATAGATCGATATTGTGCTGATTGACTCAGTATGGTGACCCCTGTTGACCGATCACCTTTGTACCAAGGACGCCCGATGTCTGCGCCTCCCCCGCCTACCACCGCCCCCGAACGTCAAGACGCCGGAAGCCGTGGTAGGTCACGCGGCCGCGGTAAACGTCGTCCGAACAACGTTCATGCCTTCCATCTGTACATTTCCATCCTTCCAGCAGCCCTTATGGCGTGCCTGGGGCTGATCGCGGTGACGGTGCTGATCGTGGCGGGACCCTCGTCGCCGCAGGCTTGGCCGACACTGGCCGTCATTGCGGGGGGAGCGGTGGCCATCATGTTGGTCGGGATCGTGGTGGCGGACAAGGCGACTCAGCGGGAGCGTCGGATATCCGATCGTTCGGCATCCCGCCTCAGGGACTTGGAGTCGCGGCTCGGCGACCTGGGGTCCTTGGTGTCCCGTGACCGGCAAGAACTGCAAGGCCTGGCAGAGCGGATCGCGGCCGGCGAGGTTCCCGCACGACGCGACGTCGACTTCCGGCCTATAGCGACCGGCGACCCCATCACGCACCTTGCGCATGAATTCCAGAAAGCTCAGAACGAGGCCCGGAACGCTGTGATCAACGCGGCGAGCCGGAAACCCAGTGACCGCCCCGCGCAGCGAGTCGAGGTCTTCGTCAACCTTGCCCTGCGAATGCAGTCACTGTCTCATCGGGCGATGAGGGGACTCGACGAGCTGGAGAACCAGGTCGAGGATCCGGAACTGCTCAAGGGCCTGTTCAGGGTCGATCACCTCACTACCCGCCTGCGCCGACAGGCCGAGAGCCTCGCTGTGGTCGGTGGAGCCGTCTCTCGGCGCCAGTGGAGCAGGCCGGTATCCGCGTACGAGATTCTGCGCTCTGCCATCGCCGAGGTCGAGCACTTCAGCCGGGTCAAAGTGGTGCCGCCGGTCGAGGGGGCACTGGACGGCGGCGCGGCCGCGGACATCATCCATCTGCTCGCCGAGCTTGTCGAGAACGCCACCAAGTTCTCGCCGCCGCACACGCAGGTGCTCCTCCGCGCAGAAGCCGTAACAGCCGGCTTGGCCATCGAGATCGAGGACCGCGGCCTCGGCATTCCCCGAGAAACCCAGCGTCGGCTGAACGACCTTCTCACCGCTCCGGAACGAGTCAACGTCGACGAACTGGTGCAGGACGGCCGTATCGGACTGCTCGTGGTATCCGCGCTCTCACGTCGGCACAAAGTCGTTGTCAGGCTGCAGAGCAACATCTACGGCGGCACCCAGACCATCGTCGTGATCCCGAATGAGTTGATCAGTTCAGAATCGCGGGAGACCGGCGTACGACAGGCGACATCACCCGAGCCCGCCGAACCCACGCCTGCCCCGTCGGCCAGTGAGCCAGGCTCGCTTTTCACGCCGATGCCCTCCTCCGGTTCCAGACAGGACACCCCAGTGGTGAGCCACCACGATGCCGGTTCCCGCCCTGCTGACCCGTCCGAGGCTTGGAGGAAGCAGACCGCCGGCGCGCCGGCCCGGCAAACGGAGAAGCGGACCGACCTCAGTCCTCCAAGAGGTACCGGCCGACGTCCGGAACTGCCGAAACGTCGCCCTCAGGCGAACATGGCGCCCGAGCTTCTCAACACTCCCGCGACACTGGATGACGACACGGACCTCGACCTCGATCACGGGCTGATGGCGTCATTCATGAAGGGGATGCGCAGTGGCCAGGACGAAGACACGAAAGACGGGACTGGTAACACCGGTCTGTAGAACATTACAAACCTAGAAGGAGCGTCCCATTGAGCGCCGTCTCGTCAAACAAGACTCAGGATCTTGCCTGGCTGTTGAAGGGTCTGTCCCAGGAGGTCCCTGCCATTCGTGGCAGTGTGCTGCTGTCCTCCGACGGACTGATGAAAGCCGCCCACGGTCTGGACCGCGACAGCTCGGAATATCTCGCGGCACTCGCCTCCGGGCTTTTTTCCATGGCACGGAGCGCCTGTGCCAAATTCGACGGCGGCAACGAAGTACGCCAGGTCGTGACTGAACTCAAGTCCAGCCGGCTGTTCATCTCGTGGGCCGGCCACAACTCGGTTATCGCGGTGCTGGCGGGGGGAGACGCCGACCCGGCTGTCGTCGGTCTCGAGATGGCTCGGCTGATCAAGGCCGTCCGTCCCTTCCTGGACACGGCGATCCGCCCGCCGACAACCGGTTCTGGTGGCAGGAACCGATGAACATGGCCGGTGACGACGAAGTATGGCTCGATGACGACGCCGGCCCCCTGATTCGCCCATACACAGTGAACGAGGGCCGCACCCGCCCGACCGTGG from Nonomuraea polychroma encodes the following:
- a CDS encoding winged helix-turn-helix transcriptional regulator encodes the protein MVTKQFRGSSDEADLRRADSLAREIFSDVANKWALLIIEALGERTLRFSELRNEVEGISHKMLTQNLRMLERNGLAERKVHPTVPPRVEYTLTEPGRALRATVDLICGWTYQYFGHIETARRRFDA
- a CDS encoding RidA family protein, with protein sequence MAITLVNPKGLPEIDVYRQVSIASGSRLVFIAGQVAWDAEGITVGEGDLAAQVEQCYLNIATALAEVGGSFDDVAKLTVHVVDWTPDKMPSLLEGISRAAAKLEVTPVPPATLLGVAALDVPDHLVEIEAIAILD
- a CDS encoding RidA family protein; amino-acid sequence: MAVALINPDRHVRVPIYHHVAVATGSRQVHIAGQVAWDENGELVAPGDLAGQVAQVYRNVAKALDAAGATFHDVVRFTWYAAGWKRDMYDAFNAGIEQAAREFDITTPPLALIGVDILFEPGILIEAEVTAIIDQGRSTGASVAALA
- a CDS encoding helix-turn-helix transcriptional regulator: MPKTSARLLALLSLLQARRDWPGALLAERLEVSPRTVRRDVDRLRELGYPIVAFKGPDGGYRLDAGTQLPPLLFDDEQAVALAVALQSATTTGAGIEEAAARALATVRQVMPARLRRRIDTLQVTAVDQPATRPNPQVDSSVLMALSAAVHAREVLRFDYTPASPPEADDAGVQTPPRRAQPHHLVTWGGRWYLIAWDLDREDWRTFRADRIIPRTPNGPRFALRELPGGDVAAFLAGRFRGSNGSGDWPCRGEVILGLPAATVSRYTRDGVVEELGPKRCRLLLGSWSWPGLAAAIGRFDTDIEVVGPSELKRAFAHLARRYAKAATDAPVDRP
- a CDS encoding DinB family protein — encoded protein: MTISTGTAASSTLDAERADLLDQLAAARSALLTTVRGLSDEQAGERPTVSALCLGGLVKHVASMEEAWLRFVVEGPSAMRYDLPEGVSWADIAAGTAREYPQWAIDHQNGFQVLPGETLTGILEHYERVAARTAEIIAAVPDLSATRPLPEAPWHEPGAVRSVRRVLTHLIAETAQHAGHADILRETLDGQKSS
- a CDS encoding GAF domain-containing protein, encoding MSLPSAFRLVTPIDEEAPRRAARLQELGIREEPDPEFDEFARSLAHELEAPFAMVNIIGPERQYFAGLYPSSRDRGVDAERDPFRTMACDHGYCMYVVTRKHAMALDEVMDYHLFANNPVVDEIGIRAYLGAPLIDGTETLGTICVVDTKPHEWGTEGVAFIKARAAELVERIHQRARLLKRPG
- a CDS encoding sensor histidine kinase, with product MTVLIVAGPSSPQAWPTLAVIAGGAVAIMLVGIVVADKATQRERRISDRSASRLRDLESRLGDLGSLVSRDRQELQGLAERIAAGEVPARRDVDFRPIATGDPITHLAHEFQKAQNEARNAVINAASRKPSDRPAQRVEVFVNLALRMQSLSHRAMRGLDELENQVEDPELLKGLFRVDHLTTRLRRQAESLAVVGGAVSRRQWSRPVSAYEILRSAIAEVEHFSRVKVVPPVEGALDGGAAADIIHLLAELVENATKFSPPHTQVLLRAEAVTAGLAIEIEDRGLGIPRETQRRLNDLLTAPERVNVDELVQDGRIGLLVVSALSRRHKVVVRLQSNIYGGTQTIVVIPNELISSESRETGVRQATSPEPAEPTPAPSASEPGSLFTPMPSSGSRQDTPVVSHHDAGSRPADPSEAWRKQTAGAPARQTEKRTDLSPPRGTGRRPELPKRRPQANMAPELLNTPATLDDDTDLDLDHGLMASFMKGMRSGQDEDTKDGTGNTGL
- a CDS encoding roadblock/LC7 domain-containing protein, which produces MSAVSSNKTQDLAWLLKGLSQEVPAIRGSVLLSSDGLMKAAHGLDRDSSEYLAALASGLFSMARSACAKFDGGNEVRQVVTELKSSRLFISWAGHNSVIAVLAGGDADPAVVGLEMARLIKAVRPFLDTAIRPPTTGSGGRNR